TTTCAATAATACAGATGGTTTACCCAAATCCATGTAGGAATATTTTAAACATTGATGTTGCGGGCAAAGCAGATATAGAAATCTCCCTTTTTGATATGAGTAATCATAAAGTTTTAAGCTCAATAATCCCACAGGGGAAAGGTAGTGTTACAATTGAAGATATTCCTATAGGACTTTACTTACTTAAAACTACGACTCAGGAGGGGGGCGTATATATTCAAAAGATTGTTAAAGAATAAATCAATTCAAAACCAAAGTATGAAAAGGGAGATTATTACTATTCTCCAACAGATAAATTCAAAAATGTTAAGACTCGTTCATTTAAAGTAAGTTCATTCACAACATCTATTCAAAACAATAGCAAAGTGCTTGTTGATATTTTTCCTAATCCTGTTTAAAATATAATTAATGTTGAAGGAATAAGGAATTATCAATTTATGATCATCATTAGTACAGGTCAATTATGCATGGAAGGCATAGGAAGCTCTTCCATTAATGTCGATTTGTTAAATGAAGGTTTATATACTATTCTGGTTTATTCTGAAAATGGATCTTTGCTTACTCAGAATATGTTTATAAAGGAGTAAAATATTTTAACCTATAGTGACGAGGCAGGTTCCGATATTATTATCTGGACCTGTTGTTGTTTTGGCCCTCATACTTTCATTAGCCTAATGCGTCCAATATAGTTCCATGAAAATTTTTATAGCATTTATGTATTGTTGTTCAGTATTTTCATAGAGTGTGTATAGGTGAAAACACAGTGTGTCATTATTGAATATATATACTAGATTTGATTAATAATGGGAGGTCTTTTAAAAACATATAATCTGCTACAATTTCCTACCAGGAAGCGTTTTGTTTTTCAGCCAGATTCTGTATGTACCAAGGCCTTTTTATTTAATCTCCTTCTTTCTCTGCCTTCTAAAGACTTTATTAATTAATCCCCGACCCATTCTTTTTATTTAAAGGGTTCGGGGAATTCAGTTACTAGTTTGAGTTTCTGTTATTAATTAATCGTCTTTAGCTATGTTTAAAAAAATATTTCTTGAGCCGGTCGAAAAAATCATTTTCCTGGCTGCCATATGCTTCACAGCTATCACCATTTTTATTGCCATATATATAGCAAGTGATATACTTGTAGTTATTAGCGTTCTGTTAACAGTGTTACTTCTGATGATGCAGAGGATGATCATGTCTGGAAGTTGGTACTTTAGAAAAGCTGAAATTCATGAACTGATTGTAAAGAAGTCCGACTGGTGGAGTGGTAGAATTAAAGCCTTGGCATTTCGCCTTCTTTCTGATAAAAGAAATAAGTATTACTGGTTGTCTTATCTGAAAATAAAGGATGTTCCGGTCATTGTAGCCACAGATCCGTCAGTTATAGGTTCTATGGATTCTATGCCTAATGAGTTTATGATAGTTTCCGGAGATAGTTCAGATGTATCAAAAGGAGATTTAAAGGTGCACATTGGAAGCAGTCAATGCATGCAGCCATATTTCATGAATGTAATCCATTTCAGAAATAGTAATTTTTATTTTCAATTAGAATATAAAAGTGGAGGTTCTACTCAGAGTTTGGACAGGAACGATATTGTGCTGGAAATAAAAAGGGGAAGCCCATTTATGTTGAATGAAACATTTAATGAGATTCTTTTTCTTCAATCAGTATCGAAGCCGAATGTCAAGATGATAGAGATTGATCTTTCTTCAATGATGGCAGCTTTTTCCAGTGACGATACTCGTATCGATAACCTTAAAGATTTGTTAAACTTTATCTGGAAGATCAGACGCATCACTATGGGGAAGCCTGTTGGGGTAAAGCTCACGAAGTATAATAGAGGCTGTTTGTCGGATCTATGCAGTGCAATTAATAAGTCATTAACTATTCCGGATTTTATTACACTTTCAGAGGAGTTTTATAAGTCATTCCTATGTCATCCAGCAAATGAAGGCAAAAAGCAGGATGACTTTTTTGCCAATGTTAGTAAGGTTTTAAGAATGCATAAGCTGGATGAAGAGGTTAAGATTATTGCAGAAGGGACAATTAAATCCGGTTTTGATCTATATAAATCCTTTGCCCTTGGAGTTTCTGCCTGGTTCCTTGCTTCAGGATTTTATACCAGATCTATGAATGATAAATATATTCTTTCAGATAAGTATATCGCAAGAGAAGAGTTGTTAAATAGTTGTTTTGAATTTATGAAGCTTGGCGGATATGTTGAGACCTGGCAGATAGAGCCTTATTTCCTATACAAAAAAGATATCAAAGGTAAACATGAATCTCTCCACGATTTATATTTTCAAACAGCAGGGGGCTTTTCATCTGCATCAATAAAGCATTTTAATTTAAACTAATAGACTTTTATGAAAAAGGAAATTATTTTATCAAAGCAAGACTATGATCTTATTACAAGTCTTATAAAAAATACTCCATCAGATTTTTCTCAGTATAGTTTGAGAAAGCTTAGTACTGAGTTAAGATCTGCTAAAGTTGTAGAAGGTGAAAGTCTACCTGCAGATGTAATAAGAGTAAACTCTGAAGTTGATATTTTTGATGAAAAAGAAAAGAAAACAATGACCTTCAAACTTGTTCCACCTTCTGTTTCTAATCTTAAAGAAAATAAGTTATCCATATTAGCTCCGCTGGGGTCGGCTATTATCGGGTATAGAAAGGGAGATATTGTAGAGTGGGAGGTACCGGCAGGTACGAAGGTATTTAAAATTAAAGAGGTAAGGAATTCATGAAGTGAAAGCTTTCACTTTGAGTTTTGGAATATAAATTATTACACAGAATTATATAGAGAAGACACAGAGATATACAGAGACCATGTTCAGCAATGCTTCATTTATCCCGATGCTTATGTTTAGTTTGTTGAGCATTTCTCTGTGTATCTCTGTGTTTTAATAATACTGAGTAAATCGTTAGTTATAAAGCATAACCACTTTTAGCCTTAAGCCTTCCACTTTAAGCTTAAAATTATTTTTTCCAAGGTAAGTTCTAAAATACACTCATTCATTGATAACCTTCTGAAAATAACTAATCCTCATTTAAAAGAAAAAAAGACCTTTCATTGTTGAGATAGGTAGTAACTTGTAATAATTGCTTCTGTATAGTCATTATAAATTCTTAATATCATTTGTAAAATATTGTATTCGATTGATTAAAGTAGATAGAATTTAGATAGTTAAGTTTCATACTTTTGTAGTTATGCACATTTTGTGAAAAACTTCAATTATGGAAAAAATAAAAAGAGTGGACGAGTTCAATTCTTTTTACTAGTTTCAATACTTTAATCAAAATAAAATAATGACAGAAGAAAACAAACCATGCCCACAATGCAAATCTCCTTACGGGTATTTAAGCGGATCGTTGATGATGTGCCCTGAATGCGGACATGAGTGGGATCCTAATGAAGTGGAAGAAACGGGGCTTGTAGTAAAAGATGTAAATGGAAATATTCTAAAAGACGGTGACTCTGTAGTGGTAATAAAAAATTTGCCGGTAAAAGGATCTCCACAGCCAGTAAAAGCAGGGACAAAAGTGAAAAACATCAAGTTAGTAGAAGGTGATCATAACATAGATTGCAAGATAGATGGATTTGGGTCAATGGCTTTAAAATCGGAGTTTGTGAAGAAAGCATAATGTATTCAGGTTCTTATATTTTAGGATTATTATCAATGTGATAAAAATAAATCCCGGAAAATGAAGCCGGGATTTTTAATGAAAATAGAATTGGAATAATTGCTTAATGCAGTTTCGTAATAAACAACCCTGTAATTGAATCTGGATAGCCATATTGACGCAAATAGATTCTGATCTCACCCTGGTTAAATTTTTAATAGCACTTTTTATATTCCATGATGCGTTTCACAATATTTCTTTATGTAGTCGTAATAACGCTTTTTTCTTTGCTTATCAGCCTTGTATTCTGAAAAGAGCTGCTCATCCCTTTTAATTATTTCTTCGATTGCTTCTTTATTTAGTTCATAATCAAAACCATTATTCATATTCAATAGAAATGGTACAAGCTGATTTACCGTACTTCCACCCCCACTTGGAGCTGGAGCACTCATGTATGAAGTTGAAACCGTATTGTAATAGCTATATTTTCCAAGTAATTCCATTTTATTGAAAATGTGATCATATTTGGCGAACGATAATCCTTCTGCACGATATACATCTTTGCCATCGCAAAATCCCCATACCTGCTTCATTTTTATATCTATAGTATCTTCAAGCCGCATTTTGTACTGGACATATTTTTCAAAAAATCCGTAAACGGTTTTGGTTTCTTTAGCTCTTACTTGACATTTTATGGAAGGTTTGTTGTTTTTGAATTCACTAAAACTAAGGTAAATACCTCCTACTTTTGTCGAATCTTTTAAGATTGGAGCCTGGCAAAAGGCATTGATACATATTAATAATGCACCAAAAGTGAATGAGAAAAGTTTACGAGTCATTTTATACAGAAATTTTTAACATTTATAAAATTACTTAAATTTTTTAATCAGAAAGTAATGAATTAATTCAAAAGTTTACATCTGCAATTCCAATTGATTTCACTAACTATTTCAGATAAGGTTAATTAGATCTCATTTGAAATCAGTCTGTTGAGAATTAAAAGATGAAATTTTAATGACTCGATTTTGTAACTTTTTGAGATAATAATGAAAACTCTTGAGAGGGGTGTTGGATAATTTTGCATATAAGCATACACTGGTTTTATCATCTATATCCTAATCCTACAGAAAAACATTTCATTCTTGAGACTGGTGCAGACCTTATAGAGCAAGCATCAATATGCGATTTGCAGGGTGTCTTGCAGTATTCAATGAATGGAAAAAGTTATATAGGAACACGCCTTATTGATGTGAGTAGTTTGAATGCTGGTGTATACATTTTAAAAATAAGTGATGGCCAAAGAGGGGTGAGATAGATGTTAAAAATAAATTGAACATTTGTAAAGGGTTGATTTTGTTGCTTTTAAAAGAAAAAATATTAATTTAGAAGGAAAAACAAACTTATGTTCAAACTATATTATTTGATAATGGCTGTAACCGCAGGCAATATATTGTTAAATACTACAGTAAAGGCTCAGGTTACTCAATCATGTGGAACTACCATTCAAAATGGGCAGAACCTCACTAAAAACGGTGATTTTACTGCTGGCAATGATGGCTCTTTCACTTTTACTCCTGCAGGAGCAGGAGGATACACTTACTTCACTTGCGCAGATGCTTTCCCTTCTTCTTCCTGCTATTCTAACCCGGGAAAGATATGGGTAGGCCCAAGTTCAGACTGGTTTAATCAGGCGTTTAACGTGGGAGCAAGTGGTTTTGGAAATCCTATTAAAGATCATTCTCCAACGGCTGATAATAATTTTCTAATGGTAGACGGTGTCTGTCAGCTTGGCATCAATGCGTGGAGCCAACAAGTAGCGGTGGTTCCTGGTACCTGGTATTATTTTGAATGTTATGTTACAAACCTGAATAGATCAGGAACTTCAAATGACCTCGCCATATTGAATTTTGATATTAATGGTGATAACCTCACGTTAACTACTGGTGGAAGTACATTTACAACTTCCTCTACTCAGGGAATTTGGCAAGTAGTAACTGCAACATGGCAATGTCCTCCTGGAATAACGTCTGCAGCCATCAGTATTCAGAATACAACCACAGGTACAGCCTGTAATACAGGTGTGGATTTTGGTCTGGATGATATTACCTTTACTCCGGGATGTGCGTTTGCAGATGCTTCTACGCAGCAGCCCGCATTGTCTTCAACAGGTACCTTATGTGGTACTGGCGGTGCCGGATTGACACTTAATCCAGGAACGCCTGCAAGTTATATCTATGAATGGAAAAACAGCGCGGGAGCCCAGTTGTCAACCTCATCAACATATAAGGCTACAAGTGCAGGAACATATGTTGTATGCGTTAAAAACGGGGCGGGAGGATGTTTAAAATCCGATGTAATTACGATAACAGGAAATTATACCTTGGCATTGCCGAATCCTGTTAAATTATGTGATCCTCCTTCAATAACTCTTAATCCAGGTTTTAATGGACCAGGCGTTACATTTAAATGGCTTTCATCAGACAATGGTACCAAGTGGGATACAATTAAAGGAACACTTGGAGTCGCGTCAACTTACACAGCTAATTCTGCCAAGTATTATAAAGTAGTGGCAAATGATCCAACTCCAGGTTGTGGTGAAGTTGTCTCAAACGTTTCTCAAATCACTACACTGCAAACTGCTGTCCCTAAAGATGCTTATTTCTGCGCTCCTGGAACAGCTAAATTGTCCGTTACCGGCCCTGCTACTTCTACTTATAAATGGTATGCAAGTCCAACGAGCACAACAGCACTTCAAACTGGTACCACATACACAACCCCATCGATTTCCACTGCTACGACTTATTATGTCGAAGATGTAACTGTTTATAACACCACAATGGGAAAAGCTGCAATAAGTGGTACATATGGCAACAGATCTTTAGATCAATATAAAACGGCATTTACGGCGAAGCAAAGTTTCATCATTGACAGTGTAACAGTTTACTGGTGGATGAATAATAGTAATCCTAATGATCCCATAACAGTTCAGATTCAGTTAACCAATAATCCTGGGGGAACAACAGCACCGACAGTAATAGATCCCGGAGTACCATTCACTACAACCAATAGTGGTGCTCAGACATTAGGGATCATAAAACCTACATATCCAACTGCTGGAGTACAGATTTATGCAGTAAGAGTTCCGGTTAAAATTACAGTACCTGCCGCTGGTACTTATAGACTCACAGCTAAAAATGGGGCGACAGGAAATGCACAGATTGAAAATCCTACCACTGCCCCTTATCCCATCTCTGACGACGCAGGTGGCACTATTGGTATAATAACAGGGACATCAGAAGGGGGAAATGCCGTTGGTACTGCTTTTTATGGAGGACTATATAACTGGAAAATTTTATATAATCTTAATTGTGGGAGAATTCCTGTAAAGGCTACCCCAGATTGCACACAGCCTCTTGAATTTCTTTATTTTGGAGTGAAACAAGAGACGGATAAAAAAGTTCTCTTAAGTTGGATTACTGCATTCGAAAAGAATACAAATCGATTTATTATTGAGAAGTCGATCAATGGCATTGATTTTTATGAGATAGGAACGCTCAGTGCTGCTGGTGAAAGCTCTACTCCACTGACATATACGTTTACAGATAATAAAACTGAAGGCCAAGTTTACTACAGGGTAAATGAAATAGATAATGATGGCTCTGTGTATAAAACTCAAATAAAGAGTGTAAAGTCCGTAAATGAAGCAAGTATAAAAGTCTGGCCGAACCCAAACAAAGGAAAGTTTAACCTGGTGATTACTGGAGTTGAAGATTCGGATTATGTTGAACTGGAATTATCAAATACTATGGGTCAAAAGATTATCGATCTTATTGAAAGAAGAACTGGCCTAATATTTTCAAGTGAGATAAACCCGGAAGGTTTAGAGCCTGGAGTATACATTCTTAATGTAAGAACGGATAAAGATATATTAACGGAAAAAATAATAGTAGAGTAAAATATGAATTGATTAAAAAATCCAGCCAACCTTTTTAAGTTATAGGTGATAGGATTTTATAATTAATATATATCAGAGCAGGTTTAAAAGAAAATTAGGGGAACGAATTTTTATTGTTCCCTTTTTTTATATGCCTTTCTTAACGTTGTAATCTAAATCTTTTGAAAAATTTGAAATATTTTAATCTTTCATTCGTCTGCCTGTATAAGCTCACACCTTACCCTTCTTTCGTGAGGCTAGTTAATTTAAGCAGATTCAACAGAAATGAATTTTAGGAGTTAAGTTGTAAGAGTTTTTTATTGCTAAACAGATAATCGAAATTTGCTACTATGAAAGTTATTATAACCGGTGCCACAGGTATGGTGGGAGAAGGCGTTTTGCTGGAATGTCTTGAAAATACTGAAGTAAAGAAGATACTGATGATCAATCGCAAACCTTCACCTATCAAACATGCCAAACTGGAAGAACTTATTGTGCCTGATTTTATGAAGCTTGAAAATTACAAGGAAAGCTTATCTGGCTATGATGGCTGTTTTTATTGTGCCGGGATAAGCTCAATCGGCATGAGTGAAGAGAAGTATACTTATATAACTTATGATACAACCATGCACTTTGCAAAAGTACTTGCAAGCATAAATCCGAATCTGGTATTTAATTTTGTTTCTGGAGGTCATACAGACAGTACAGAAAAGGGAAAGTTGATGTGGGCACGGGTTAAAGGGAAAACTGAAAATGATTTAATGAAGCTTCCATTTAAAGCTGTTTATAATTTTCGTCCTGGATTTATGAAGCCTTTCAAAGGACAAAAGAATGTGAAAAGAATTTTTAGAATTATCATTCCAATTATTCCTTTATTATTTCCCCAAGCTTCATTAACAATGAAACAGGTGGGCCAGGCAATGATCAATGTTGTTAAGAAAGGTTATTCTAAACATATTTTAGAAATAAGCGATATCAGGTTATTGGCTGGATAAGTCAGTAGGTTTAATCTGATAAAGTATTAAGTTTTACTGTTACTAGGCGTTAAACGCCTAAATTTTAATGACCAGTATAATATTAAATTTTTGCTATTGAATATGCTTTATATTTTATAAAAAATGCAACAGATATGGAATGTTGAATGGATCATCATTGATATCATATGCTTACATTAAATTGTTGATTTTTAATTTATTTTGTTTTGATCTTAGTTTTCATAATGTAGTTACTTTTAATTGAAATAGATATCTGACATGGTTGAGATAAGCATTTGATTTTTTTATTATCAACTCATAAAACCATATTATCAAATATTTAATTGCTACTTAAATCTTTGAATTATTCAAAAAATAATCCCATCTTTTCAATCAAATAAAACAGCTTGCACGAGATTCTCCTGCGTCAAGTATCACAAATACTGATCCGTATTGGTTTTGATAAACAATTTGATCTTAGAAGGTTAAATCAGATTTCTTATGTCCCTTCTTAAAGACTGTAGTTTTACAGTCATAAGGGTTGTTCTGATAATTATACATCGAACAATACAGCTGTTTTAATAGTTACCGACATCTAATTTTAAGTTTATATACTCAAGGAACACATGAATAATAATTTATTAGCAGATCTGCTTCTTAAGAAGCAAAAAGAAATTTTAGAACAATGGATGAAGAATCAGCTGGCAAATGCAACGCTGCGCGAAGATCTTATGAGCAATGAAAATTTGCGAATACAATCTGGTGAAATGCTTGACTATCTGATTAAAGCAATTAAAAAAGGAAATTTTGAAGATTTAAATTCCAGAGAATTTGAGCCCATTGTTGAGATGTTGCAAGGCTTGTCGATATCAAGAGCTCAACAAGGCTATACTCCAAAGGAGACAGCGATATATGTATTTTCTTTAAAAGAAGCATTGATAAATCTGTTAATAAAAGATATGGCAGATTCAAGAGAACTTGTTGATGCTGTTGTATTAATAAGTCAACTTCTTGATCAGCTTGGTATTATAACATTTGAAACCTTTATCAAAGGCCGTGAATCAGTAATTCTAAGACAGACACAGGAAATTAATGAAATCTCAACTCCTGTTATTCGCGTTTGGGATGGAATTTTGGCTTTACCCATCATTGGGACCCTGGACAGTGCAAGAACACAGATTGTGATGGAAAACTTGCTTCAGGAGATAGTGGATACTGGAAGCAGCATTGCAATATTGGATATCTCAGGAGTACCTGCAGTAGATTCTCTTGTAGCTCAACACCTCATCAAAACAGTGAGCGCCACTAGACTAATGGGAGCGGAATGCATTATCAGTGGTATAAGAGCAGAGATTGCTCAGACTATAGTTCATTTGGGTATAGATCTATCAAATATCCAGACCAAAGCAAGCCTGGCCGCCGCATTGAAACACGCATTTGGAATGCTACAACTTGAAGTAAAGAAGGGAGAAAGGAAGATTGTAAGATAAGATATGGACAGAATACCGATTTTAAAGATGGGCGAATTTTTACTTGTAACTATTCAAGTAGATATGTATGATCGTCTGGCCCTGAATCTTGAAAATGATCTTGTGACTATGATTAAGAAGGTAGAAGCCAAAGGTGTATTGATAGATATATCGGCAGTTTCTATTGTTGACTCTTTTATGGGAAGAATTCTTGGGAATATAGCCACAATGTCAAAAATATTAGATGCTGAAACTGTTGTTGTTGGAATGCAGCCAGCTGTAGCAATTACACTTGTGGAGCTTGGCCTTCCGCTCCCAGGAGTACATACAGCATTAGATGTTGAAAAAGGTATGCTCCTTCTTCAAAAGAAATTGAACTTTTATGAAGAAGACGAGGACGGAGACCTGGATCAACATGATAGCACTGAATAAGGAGAAGATATCAATTGAAAAGGAACAGGATGTAGTCTTTTTCAGACAAAGGCTTAAAGAACATGCGGTAAAGATAGGCATGTCTGTTCTTAATCAGACGAAACTGATAACAGCGGCAAGCGAGCTTGTCAGGAATATGTTGAAATACGGAGGTGGCGGAGAGATTACAATTGAAGTAGTTAATGAGAAAATGCAAGTAGGAGTAAGGGTTATTTTTGCCGATAAAGGGCCAGGTATTCCTGATATCTCAAAGGCTATGCAGGACGGCTATTCCACCGGAAAGAGCCTGGGGCTTGGCTTGCCCGGAGCAAAAAGACTTGTTAATGAATTTGATATAAAAAGTACAGTAGGAGTTGGTACTACAGTTTCAATAGTGAGGTGGAAGAATGGATTTTAATCTGCATACAGTATTTCCAGTTGAAGACAGAAGTTATCTGGCTCTCATAAAAAATAAGATTAAAGACATAGGTCAGGAGTTACTACTTGGTGATACAGAAATCGGTAAGTTAAACATCATAGCGACTGAATTGGTTACTAATCTGATAAAGTTCGGTGAGCATGGAAGAGAAATCCTGATCAAGCCCGTAGTTTTTTCGGAAGTTTCTGGGGTTGAGATAGTAAGCATTGATAAAGGGAGTGGCGCAAAGGATCCTGTTAGAATGATGGAAGATGGCTATTCTACTGCAGGGACCAAGGGGGAAGGATTAGGTGCTATAAAAAGACTTTCAGACGAATTCGACATTTATTCCCAAAGTACCGGTACTATTGTTTTAGCACGAGTATTTAAAAAAACGAAATCTCTTTATCCTAAGACCAAAGAAGGTTTTGAGGTCGGAGGGGTAATGGTCGCAAAGATACCCGAAACTGTTTGCGGAGACCAATGGCATTATGTTACAGATGACAATGGACTGTCACTTGCAGTAATAGATGGCCTTGGACATGGCAAAGAGGCCAATGAAGCAGCAGTCGAAGCAATCAATATTTATAAAGAAAATATAA
The Sporocytophaga myxococcoides DSM 11118 genome window above contains:
- a CDS encoding GreA/GreB family elongation factor, which translates into the protein MKKEIILSKQDYDLITSLIKNTPSDFSQYSLRKLSTELRSAKVVEGESLPADVIRVNSEVDIFDEKEKKTMTFKLVPPSVSNLKENKLSILAPLGSAIIGYRKGDIVEWEVPAGTKVFKIKEVRNS
- a CDS encoding zinc ribbon domain-containing protein YjdM, which gives rise to MTEENKPCPQCKSPYGYLSGSLMMCPECGHEWDPNEVEETGLVVKDVNGNILKDGDSVVVIKNLPVKGSPQPVKAGTKVKNIKLVEGDHNIDCKIDGFGSMALKSEFVKKA
- a CDS encoding T9SS type A sorting domain-containing protein is translated as MHISIHWFYHLYPNPTEKHFILETGADLIEQASICDLQGVLQYSMNGKSYIGTRLIDVSSLNAGVYILKISDGQRGVR
- a CDS encoding T9SS type A sorting domain-containing protein, translated to MAVTAGNILLNTTVKAQVTQSCGTTIQNGQNLTKNGDFTAGNDGSFTFTPAGAGGYTYFTCADAFPSSSCYSNPGKIWVGPSSDWFNQAFNVGASGFGNPIKDHSPTADNNFLMVDGVCQLGINAWSQQVAVVPGTWYYFECYVTNLNRSGTSNDLAILNFDINGDNLTLTTGGSTFTTSSTQGIWQVVTATWQCPPGITSAAISIQNTTTGTACNTGVDFGLDDITFTPGCAFADASTQQPALSSTGTLCGTGGAGLTLNPGTPASYIYEWKNSAGAQLSTSSTYKATSAGTYVVCVKNGAGGCLKSDVITITGNYTLALPNPVKLCDPPSITLNPGFNGPGVTFKWLSSDNGTKWDTIKGTLGVASTYTANSAKYYKVVANDPTPGCGEVVSNVSQITTLQTAVPKDAYFCAPGTAKLSVTGPATSTYKWYASPTSTTALQTGTTYTTPSISTATTYYVEDVTVYNTTMGKAAISGTYGNRSLDQYKTAFTAKQSFIIDSVTVYWWMNNSNPNDPITVQIQLTNNPGGTTAPTVIDPGVPFTTTNSGAQTLGIIKPTYPTAGVQIYAVRVPVKITVPAAGTYRLTAKNGATGNAQIENPTTAPYPISDDAGGTIGIITGTSEGGNAVGTAFYGGLYNWKILYNLNCGRIPVKATPDCTQPLEFLYFGVKQETDKKVLLSWITAFEKNTNRFIIEKSINGIDFYEIGTLSAAGESSTPLTYTFTDNKTEGQVYYRVNEIDNDGSVYKTQIKSVKSVNEASIKVWPNPNKGKFNLVITGVEDSDYVELELSNTMGQKIIDLIERRTGLIFSSEINPEGLEPGVYILNVRTDKDILTEKIIVE
- a CDS encoding NAD-dependent epimerase/dehydratase family protein, with the translated sequence MKVIITGATGMVGEGVLLECLENTEVKKILMINRKPSPIKHAKLEELIVPDFMKLENYKESLSGYDGCFYCAGISSIGMSEEKYTYITYDTTMHFAKVLASINPNLVFNFVSGGHTDSTEKGKLMWARVKGKTENDLMKLPFKAVYNFRPGFMKPFKGQKNVKRIFRIIIPIIPLLFPQASLTMKQVGQAMINVVKKGYSKHILEISDIRLLAG
- a CDS encoding STAS domain-containing protein, whose product is MNNNLLADLLLKKQKEILEQWMKNQLANATLREDLMSNENLRIQSGEMLDYLIKAIKKGNFEDLNSREFEPIVEMLQGLSISRAQQGYTPKETAIYVFSLKEALINLLIKDMADSRELVDAVVLISQLLDQLGIITFETFIKGRESVILRQTQEINEISTPVIRVWDGILALPIIGTLDSARTQIVMENLLQEIVDTGSSIAILDISGVPAVDSLVAQHLIKTVSATRLMGAECIISGIRAEIAQTIVHLGIDLSNIQTKASLAAALKHAFGMLQLEVKKGERKIVR
- a CDS encoding STAS domain-containing protein; this translates as MGEFLLVTIQVDMYDRLALNLENDLVTMIKKVEAKGVLIDISAVSIVDSFMGRILGNIATMSKILDAETVVVGMQPAVAITLVELGLPLPGVHTALDVEKGMLLLQKKLNFYEEDEDGDLDQHDSTE
- a CDS encoding anti-sigma regulatory factor, producing MIALNKEKISIEKEQDVVFFRQRLKEHAVKIGMSVLNQTKLITAASELVRNMLKYGGGGEITIEVVNEKMQVGVRVIFADKGPGIPDISKAMQDGYSTGKSLGLGLPGAKRLVNEFDIKSTVGVGTTVSIVRWKNGF
- a CDS encoding ATP-binding protein — encoded protein: MDFNLHTVFPVEDRSYLALIKNKIKDIGQELLLGDTEIGKLNIIATELVTNLIKFGEHGREILIKPVVFSEVSGVEIVSIDKGSGAKDPVRMMEDGYSTAGTKGEGLGAIKRLSDEFDIYSQSTGTIVLARVFKKTKSLYPKTKEGFEVGGVMVAKIPETVCGDQWHYVTDDNGLSLAVIDGLGHGKEANEAAVEAINIYKENIKSETPDFIVDKIHSGLKKTRGAVGLIIHADNQKKNMIHCGVGNIGCKVISNYSMENAKSLILFNGILGLNVKRMNSTINIWDNTKTMVVHSDGLTSRWDLHKYPGILNRHPTIIAAVLYRDFNRRTDDITVVVARTKRAINYV